The Bubalus bubalis isolate 160015118507 breed Murrah chromosome 2, NDDB_SH_1, whole genome shotgun sequence genome includes the window tctccaagccaggcttcaacagtatgtgaactgtgtgtgagcttccacatgttcaagctggatttagaaaagacagaggaaccagagatcaaattgtcaacatctgctggatcatagataaagcagtagagttccagaaaaacatctactgctttattgattacgccaaagcctttgactgtgtggattacaacaaactgtggaaaattctgaaagagatggaaataccagaccacctgacctgcctcttgagaaatctatatgcaggccaagaagcaacagttagaaccggacatggaacaacagactgattccaaattgggaaaggagtacgtcaagactgcatattgtcaccctgcttatctaacttatgtgcagagtacatcatgcgaaatgccgggctggatgaagcacaagctggaatgaagattgctgggagaaatatcaataatctcagatatgcagatgaccccacccttatggtagaaagtgaagaggaacttaaagagcctcttgatgatagtgacagaagagagtgaaaaagctggcttaaaactcaacattcagaaaacgaagttcatggcatccagtcccatcgcttcatggcaaatagatggggaaacaatggaaacagtgacagactttattttgggggggagctccaaaatcactgcaaatggtaactgcagccatgaaattaagacacttgctcctcggaagaaaagctatgaccaacctagagagcatattaaaaagcagagacataacttggccaacaaaggtccatctagtcaaatctatggtttttccagtaatgtatggatgtgagagctggcctgtgaagaaagctgagcactgaagaattgatgcttttaaactgtggtgttgaagaggactcttgagagtcccttggactgcaaggagatccaacccgtccatcctaaaggaaatcaatcctgaatattcattggaaggactgttgctgaagctgaaactctaatactttggccacctgatgtgaagaactgactcattggaaaagactgatgctgggagagattgaatgcaggaggagaaggggacgacagaggatgagatggttggatgacatcactgactcagtggacatgagtttgagcaagccctgggaattggtgatgtccagggaagcctggtgtgctgcagtccatggggtcacaaagagttggacatgactgagcaactgaactcactgACCTCCCTAGCTCTCTTAGAACCAAAGTCTCATAGAGGCTAAAATTTCCACGAGTAGTTTCAAAAGGTGGAGTATTACTAGCAGCCAGTGGTCATGGCCGTAGGGAGCACCAGACACTGGCCCTTTAGAGTGCCAATATCACTCCAGGGGCACAGTCTTCTCTGTTGGAGTCAAACCAGCTCTGGAAATGGGAATATGTGGAGACCAGGCCTACAGTCCCAAATCCATTATATGCTAGCTGGTACCTACCACTGCAGCCTGGTGGTGTTCACCTAGAGTTCCCTGGGATGGGATAGGGTATAGGAGTGCTGGATACAAGTCATAGGTTGACTCTGGAGAGGATGGTGGAGCTTACTGATGGTAGTATCTGGATGGCAGGCCTCTAAGAGTGAGTAATGACTAATCAGGATAGATGCTATATCGCTAGAACATTGTCGTGGGGCCCTCTTTAGGATTGTAGGTCATCCAAGGGATTCTGGGCAGGAAACCCAAAGCTACAATTTTAGCCCTTGTTTTCACTGAGCTTTTAAGGTGATGTAATACTCTAAATAAATATACCCTATCTTCTTGCGGAATTacatttccaaaaataatttttaaagttgaaggCCTATCTGTGGCAGCATAGAAAAGGCAGATGCATGGAACATACTGTTATTGCTATTGGGAATGGGGATCAGAAAACTACCCTATTCCTTCTACATCATTTAGGAACCTCATGTTTTCTTGAGCATCAGTGATGGGAATTACAAAACAGCTTTTAGCAGATTACTCTGAGACACTTAAGGAGGACTTAAGTTGCAGGGTATATAGTCCATTTAGCAGAACACTTTGTGGTTCACTCTAGCACACAAGAGAAATGATAAACATTAAGCTGAAAGCTTCTAATTGAGCTTCTAATTATAGAAGGCGATTGTTCAGCTTGAGTAGAGTAAATGTGAGTACTCCTCAAAGTCCACCTTAGacttcattctgtttttcagCGAAGACAGTTGTGCTTTTTGTTCCTCATCTTTATATCATGTGGGATGGGTCGATCATTATTCTATCACACTAAGGTGTTATGGGAACAAATAAATACTATAAGAAGCTGTGTAATATGGTTCAGGAAAGATGAGAATATGCAACTTTGTACTTGTGTGAACTGAGCAAGTTGATTCCTCTGAGCATTCGTAGTCTAATCTACAAGTGTAGATCTCTTTTCTATCTACCTACTCTGTTAATCCTCATGGTTGGGGGGTGCGGGGAATGAAGTGAAACAATATTGGGCTAGGGATAGAAATAGCTATGAATTTGTTAGGACTTCAGAGCCTGAAGTAGCAATGGTAATCATTTTTCTAGTGTTTCATCTtactttccaggtaagaataattaAGGAACTTAACCAAGCCTATTTGAAAATGTGAAGAATTATAGAAGTGctcaaatttttattggaatattgaGATTCTTTATAGCACAGTAATGAAAGAttctttatatagtttatacATGAGTAAGAAGTGAGTAAATCTCCAAGGGATGGAGGTAGAGTCTGTATAAGAATCATTAGAGGAGGGAGCTTTTCCAAATTATGAAAGTTTTCTCCTTAATGGAGGGGGATGCTGGAGTTACTGGGGAATGAAGAGCAGTTGgggggtgactttttttttcaaacaccATGATAGTCACatggttaaaaaaatttaaactgtatGTAAAAGATTTTATTGTGTACAATAAAAATAAGTCCCCCATATAGATTCTAACCTTAAAGGTAACTACTGTTAGCAGTTTTTTATGTGTCCTTCTAGAAAtgttgtatgtaaatatataggaatacatgtgtgtgttaatGGAAGCACGTAAGCTATTTTacactctttgttttttttgcttcttatttAGTATCAGCACAGTATAGAGATAACTTTTTTAAAGGGCTATGTAGTATTCCAAATAAAGATGTACCCATAATATTTAACCAGTTCTTTTTTGATAGATGTTTATAGATTTCaagttttctgcttttaaaatagtACAACAGTAAACATTCTGATATGTCTTCAGTACAACCCAAGTATACCTGTAGGGTAAATGTCTAAATATGGTATTATtaaggagtgtgtgtgttttattgaaTTAGTTTACATCAAATATATGTTTCTAGAAAAGATGCCctcttatttacaaaaaatatattCCCTCTAAAGGCTACAGCAGAGTTAGACTTGGTTTGATGCTAATGAAACGCACatgtttccttttacttttcttactTTCACTTGCAGCCTGTGCCTACTGCACTGGCTCAGGTGGATAGAGAAAAGATCTATCAGTGGATCAACGAGCTGTCCAGTCCTGAGACGAGGGAAAATGCGTTGCTGGAGTTAAGTAAGAAGCGAGAATCTGTTCCTGACCTTGCACCCATGCTGTGGCATTCATTTGGTACTATTGCAGCACTTTTACAGGTGGGTGTATATATCCATGAGTTGCATTTCATTCCTAATTATCGCAATTGTATCTCTCTGCCTTTGTACAAATGATTTTGAAAACTTtggtaagtattttttttttaagtgttaacaTTTGTAAGAATCTTGTTTTAGAAAAATCTAAGATActcattaaaatgaaattcttgGATTCTACCCAGGAGATTTGATTTATTTAgtctaaaatgaaaaatctgtatttttaacaagcaGCTCCTACTCCCAGATGATTTTGATGTAGGTGATGTAAGAACTGCACTTTGAGAAACACAGCTTTAGGAGTACTGTAAAATAATACTGCATGACAAGGTGGActggggatggtggtggggagagaggtaTAAGAACTGAAAGGTATATTCTGGGTAAAGAAAATGCTAGGGTAAAGACATAACAGCCATAGGAGTAAAGGTGGGTATTCTTGtacattaaagaataaataactaATATTTGATTCTGACTAGAACAGTCATTTCCGGGGAATAAATTGATATGATGTAGTCCTAAGAACCAAGATGTGATCATCTTCTAAAGTATTGTCCACATTCCTAATaattagattaatttttaaaatctgttgagTAAATTCATATTCTATGTATACTGCATGTACCCAGGAAACTAGTCTTTCTTATGTGTAAAAATTTTACAGTTAAGATAAATGGAATTGTGTTCAGCAAATCATCACCTTTTGACAGAGAATACGTATGTTCTCTGCTGTTTGTACATATCCCCACACATATACGCACTTTCTTATCTCCCCCTTTTTGCACTTGCTGCATGACCAAACAGAAACTTTATGAGTTAAAGTGGTTGATTTACTGACATTTTCTGGCCAAGTGTCTCATCACTACAACCTAAATAGGGTGTTGAcaaaggtgggggaaggggagtccCTCAAGTGAAAGCCTCAACAGATGATACAGAATATAGGGAAAAGTATGGGTAACCATAGTTACCTCCTTAGAAATCTTCCTAAGGATAATATATGTTTCAAATAGTCTCAGTCAGGTATATTTGTGATGAAAGGAATATTGTTTATTTCTGCCCCCTCTTTGATGGTTCTGTTCTTATTGGGTATACAGAGTTAAAATTGTTGGCTTTCATACCATGGGAATTAAAGTTATTCCGTGCTCATAGGGTGTTGATTTCCATTTTTTaggaaattgtaaatatttatccatctatcaaCCCACCCACCTTGACAGCACACCAGTCTAACAGAGTTTGCAATGCTCTAGCATTACTGCAATGTGTGGCGTCACACCCAGAAACCAGGTAAATACTTTGGATGGATGTGTGGGTAGAGGTTTGTATTGAATGTGGTCCTAAAACTTCTGAATGATGAGAGGAGGGGCTTGCAGGAGGGTGCACCTGTGTGGGTATGGATCTTCAGgattcctactttttttttcctgaagaatttcTGGTTTCTAATTTCACCAAATTTTGGTGTAGTGGCAATATGGTATTGTTTAACAtgttgtgtgtttctttttttacttgaaggataattgctttacagtattgtgttggtttctgcctaacatcaacatgaatcaaccatagtaACATGTTCTTttacaattgattttttaaattgtggtaaaaaaatataaataacataaaatatatcatttgaaccattttatttttatttattcatctatttttggctgtgttgggtttagttgcaacatgcaagATTTTcattgtggcttgcaggcttctctctagttgtggcatatgggctcaatagttgtggcacatgagcccaattgtcctgcagcatgtggtatcttacttccccaaccaggaatcaaacccacatcccctgtattgcaaggcagattcttaaccactggaccactagggaagtcccgattttaagtgttcagttcagtagttttAAATACGTTAATAATGTGCCACTATCACCAGCATCCATTTCTGTAATTCTATTCAtcctgtaaaactgaaactctatacccattaaacaataacttcccATCCCCCTGTCCcctagctcctggcaaccactgtccTGCTTTCTGTCTATGATTTTGACTATTCTGAATACCTCattataaatggagtcatatagtatttgcctttttgtgattggcttatttcacttaacataatgtcctcaaggttcatcagtactgttgaatatgtcagaatttccttcctttttaaggctgaataatattccattgtctcaTTTACTTTTTGCCTGTTATTAGTAAGTAACTTTAAAGCAGTGGTGATCACCTCTCAGGAAGTCAAGTATACAGCTACTACTTGCTCCTGAATCCATGGTAGGCATCACTATGCCATGCATGAGGCACAGTGCATTGTATTTAGTAGGAATTCAGTGTCTGTACTCAGCACTTTTTCTCACATAGTAAGCCAGATTTGGCTTCAGAACCTTTTTGAACACAGGATTCTAGTCAACCTCTGTCATAAATGAGAACTGATACGCAAGTTGAGAAATTTTTGCCTTGCTGCTATATCTGACAAGAAAGGGGAGATTCTGTTCAGAAATCTGCTCTGTGGCTTTTATGGACTTAAGGTGCTTAATAGTCATCTTATTAAAGCCTTTCCTCTCTTTGTCAGGTTTTCCTTATAAAATCTGAGTGCTGGATTAGCACTGACCTTTTGGAACGTTAGAAACTTTGCTAAGAAAATTACTTTTAAGTACTTAAGAAAAATACAAGAGTATTTGGTTAAAATTTTGGAGTATTGACTCTCCTGTAAGGTGTAAcagttataaattatataaagtaaTACACTGATTCCATATTAGTTGCTGaacattctcagttcagttcagtcgctcagtcgtgtccgactcttcgcagcccgatgaatcgcagcacgccaggcctctctgtccatcaccaactcccggagttcactcagactcacgtctatcgagtcagtgatgccatccagccatctcatcctctgtcgtccccttctcctcctgcccccaatccctcccagcatcagagtcttttccaatcaatcaactctttgcatgaggtagccaaagtactggagtttcagcttcagcatcattccctccaaagaaatcccagggctgatctccttcagaatggactggttggatctccttgcagtccagctGCAGATAAAAGTGTTTCTAGGATACTTGGTTTATCTGAAAGCTCTAACAAAGAAGTATATTTAAGTGTAACAGATAAAACCTTGATAGTGGCTGCTTTATTTTGTTGTCTTGGTTTATAAGGCTTTGTCAGCTTGTACCtgtgaatattattaatattgttattCACTCATAAATTAGGTGAGAGAAGACATATAGGAGAATCTCTTGTGCACTTAAGTACATTTTatgacctatttttaaaatttgcaattggatattttatcagtttttaagtACTTGGTACTGGTTTCAGGGGaaattttgtgttcttttaaCCATTGGCCTAGGCTAGGGTTTTTCAGCCTTgacactgttgacattttgggctggatTAAGTCTTTGTGGTAGGAGGAGGGGGAAAATGGGACTGTCCTGTGCACTGTAAAAATTTTTTAGCAGTATCCCAGTGTCTGCCCAGTGGATgtcagtcgcttcagctgtgaCAACTAAAAATATCTCCAGATACTGCCACATGACCCAGGGGGTCAAAATTAccccagctgagaaccactgggctAAATTAAAAACCAGTAATGGTCTTCCCTAGAGATTTCTCGGTCAAGCAATATTAAAGGCCTTACAAAATTAACCACCTGGAAATTTGAATGTTCAGAATCCTTATAAATTAGCTCTAAGCTCAGaatgcaattctttttttctttcaggtcaGCATTTCTTGCAGCACACATCCCACTTTTTTTGTACCCCTTTTTGCACACTGTCAGCAAAACACGACCCTTTGAGTATCTTCGGCTAACCAGTCTTGGAGTTATTGGTAAGTTATTAGGATCATTCTGCAAGCCTGGAATCATCATCATTCATAATAGTGGTCCTGGCTTAGGTGTTTTGTCTGGTCTTTTATAGCTTTTGTTTacctattgtttatttttgtctttggggTTGAGTCTAATAAAACAGTTTTTACTAATGAATATCAGGAACATGGTCGTTCTTACCAAGTACCATTCTGAGTGTAAGGCTATGAGGCCCAACATTTGGGATTAAATTCAGTGTATATgtagaaatgtttattaattgtAGGAAAAGTAACATAAAAGAGCATTAATCAACAAAGAATATTGTTACAGGAATAAGAGTTTTagtttgttattttcatttgatttttcatcTTTCTCACTTCTAGGCTGTTCTCCCCTAATTCCAGGGATTTACCTTCTATTTTACCTTGTTGAATTTTTGCATGTTCAAGTTAATGTTTTCATATGCATTTATTATTGGACatgtatctaaaatattttttactcaaGCAAATTATATATTAGCTATTTCACATCTCAGGCTCCTCGAAAGTAAAATTGGTAGATTTGTGAAATGTAAATACAGTCAggaaaatttctttcttaaattggCCCTTCcttttttcagtgtctttttctCATAGTTTTTGCTTGACATAATAACCAAGTAATAAGAACATCAATTATAGAAGCTTTGTtttgttaaattattatttttatattgaaccTGTCTTTCATCCTTATGATTGTAAACCATGAATCAGGAGGTATAATTTGAAAGTTTGGTATttctcaaaaacattttattctaCTTTGAAGGAGTATCTGTTATGAATGTTATGGTTTTTTACATCTTCTCCTAAGAAGTCCTCTAATTAGAAACTTTTTTCCcagtatattcttttctgcttttaagaTATAAAAGCTTCTCATGTAGGCTTTGAAACATCAGCATGATTCTAGCCAAAGGAAACATTTATGTTCATTATTCTAATTCAGATCATCCTACTGCTATGGTTGGATGCTGCATTTATGTTAGGATAAAGGTTGATAGTGGGGAGGTGTGGGAAAAAATAGTTGGATGGTATTAAGTTAGTTGTCTATCCTTGcatatatttttagaaactcAGTTTCTCCCAAGTCATTTGAAAGAACAAGCAGAAGGTGAATGTTTGTGCCTAGACTCTTTCCTACAATTCAAGGCTTATCAGATCAGTTTGAATATAAATGAAGTGATAAATAGCATAAATTAGAGAATACCTGAAactgagtaaaaataaaaataaaacatatcaaaatttgtagCATCCAGATTTAAGCAGAGCTTAGAGGAAAATTTGTATCATTAAATGCTTATACTAGAAAGAAAGAGGTCTTCAATCAGTGAGCTAagcttttctttaagaaattagaaaaaggagCAAATTTAACCAGAGcaaacaaaaggaaggaaataataaagactagCTATCAATAAAAATGGGAACAGAAAATCAATAGATGACATCAGTGAAACCAATAGCAGGTGTTTTTTTATTGAGACATGAcaaaaacactgtattagtttttggtatacaatatgatgatttggtatatgtatatattgcagaGTGACCACTACAGTAAGTTTGGTTAACATCCGTCATTACATAGTAAAAACTTGTTTTCCCCTTGTGATAAGaacttggaatatggaatgaagcagggcaaagactaatcaagttttgccaagaaaatgcactggtcatagcaaacacccttttccaacaacacaagagaagactctgcacatggacatcaccagatggtcaacaccgaaatcagattgattatattctttgcagccaaagatggagaagctctatacagtcaacaaaaacaagaccaggagctgactgtggctccgatcatgaactccttattaccaaattcagactgaaattgaagaaagtagggaaaaccatgagaccattcaggtatgacctaaatcaaatcccttatgattatacagtggaagtgagaaatagatttaagggcctagatctgatagatagagtgcctgatgaactatggactgaggttcgtgacattgtacaggagacagggatcgagaccatccccatggaaatgaaatgcaaaaaagcaaaatggctgtctggggaggccttacaaatagctgtgaaaagaagagaagcgaaaagcaaaggagaaaaggaaagatataagcatctgaatgccgagttccaaagaatagcaagaagagataagaaagccttcctcagtgatcagtgcaaagaaatagaggaaaacaacagaatgggaaagactagagatctcttcaagaaaattagagataccaagggaacatttcatgcaaagatgggctcgataaaggacagaaatggtatggacctaacagaagcagaagatactaagaagaggtggcaagaatacacagaagaactatacaaaaaagatcttcatgacccagataatcacgatgatgtgatcactgacctagagccagacatcctggaatgtgaagtcaagtgggccttagaaagcatcactacgaacaaaactagtggaggtgatggaattccagttgagctattccaaatcctgaaagatgatgctgtgaaagtgttgcactcaatatgccagcacatttggaaaactcagcagtggccacaggactggaaaaggtcagttttcattccaatcccaaagaaaggcagtgccagagaatgctcaaactaccgcacaattgcattcatctcacatgctagtatagtaatactcaaaattctccaagccaggctttagcaatacgtgaaccgtgagcttcctgatgttcaagctggttttagaaaaggcagaggaaccagagatcaaattgccaacatccgctggatcatggaaaaagcaagagagttccagaaaaacatgtatttctgcttattgactatgccaaagcctttgactgtgtggatcacaataagctgtggaaaattcttcaagagatgggaataccagaccacctgtatgcaggtcaggaagcaacagttagaactggacatggaacaacagactggttccaaataggaaaaggagtacgtcaaggctgtatattatcattctatttatttaacttatatgcagagtacatcatgagaaacgctggactggaagaaacacaagctggaatcaagattgccgggagaaatctcaataacctgagatatgcagatgacaccacccttatggcagaaagtgaagaggaactaaaaagcctcttgatgaaagtgaaagaggagagtgaaaaagttggcttaaagctcaccattgagaaaacgaagtcatggcatccagtcccttcacttcatgggaaatagatggggaaacagtggaaacagtgtcagactttattcttctgggctccaaaatcactgcagatggtgactgcagccatgaaattaaaagacgcttactccttggaaggaaagttatgaccaacctagatagcatattcaaaagcagagacattactttgctaacaaaggtccgtctagtcaaggctatggtttttcctgtggtcatgtatggatgtgagagttggactgtgaagaaggctgagtgccgaagaattgatgctttggaactgtggtgttggagaagactcttgagagtcccttggactgcaaggagatccaaccagtccattgtgaaggagatcagccctgggatttctttggaaggaatgatgctgaagctgaaactccagtattttggccacctcatgggaagagctgactcatttgaaaagaccctgatgctgggaaagactgaaggcaggaggagaaggggacgacagaggatgagatggctggatggcatcactgactcgatggacgtgggtctgggtgaactccgggagttggagatggacagggaggcctggcgtgctgtgattcatggggtcgcgaagagtcagatgcgactgagggactgaactgaactgaactgaagatttctcTTAGCAGCCTTCAGACATACACTACAGTGTT containing:
- the CNOT9 gene encoding CCR4-NOT transcription complex subunit 9 isoform X2, coding for MHSLATAAPVPTALAQVDREKIYQWINELSSPETRENALLELSKKRESVPDLAPMLWHSFGTIAALLQEIVNIYPSINPPTLTAHQSNRVCNALALLQCVASHPETRSAFLAAHIPLFLYPFLHTVSKTRPFEYLRLTSLGVIGALVKTDEQEVINFLLTTEIIPLCLRIMESGSELSKTVATFILQKILLDDTGLAYICQTYERFSHVAMILGKMVLQLSKEPSARLLKHVVRCYLRLSDNPSGS